The Candidatus Nanopelagicales bacterium nucleotide sequence GATTGAGAAGACCATCCGCGAGACGGTCGCGCACACTCGCAAGCGATCTGTCGACACCGTCAACTTGCTGATCGATAACGCGATCTGGCTCGGTCGTACCCAGGGCGTTGGCTACCTGGATCTGGCTGGCTGCATGGCCTTGGGGATCACCGGCCCGATCCTTCGTGCGACGGGGCTGCCCTGGGATCTGCGTAAGAGCAATCCCTACTGCGGTTTTGAGAATTACGAGTTCGAGGTTCCCACCCAGACGACCTGCGACGTCTACGGTCGGTTCCTCATTCGGATGGAAGAGATCCAGCAGTCGCTGAACATCGTCGATCAGTGCCTGGACCGCCTGCAGCCGGGCCCGGTGATGGTGGCGGATAAGAAGATCGCGTGGCCATCGGCACTCACGGTTGGCCCCGACGGGCAGGGCAACTCCCTGGAACACATCAAAATGATCATGGGTACGTCGATGGAGGCGTTGATTCACCACTTCAAGTTGGTGACCGAGGGCTACCGCGTGCCACCGGGTCAGGTCTATTCGGCCATCGAGTCGGCAAAGGGCGAACTCGGCATGCACCTGGTCAGCGATGGTGGGACCCGGCCCTATCGCGCGCACATGCGCGATCCAAGCTTCACGAATCTTCAGTCCGTTGCGGCAATGACAGAAGGCGGCATGTTGTCCGACGTGGTCGCCTCAATTTCCAGTATTGACCCGGTGATGGGTGGGGTGGACCGCTAATGGCGTTGACCGAGAACACCCGCACAGAACTGCAGACAATCGCCGACAAGTACCCACAGGCACGCTCGGCGTTGCTCCCGATGTTTCACCTCGTGCAGTCCGAAGAGGGTTACGTCAGTGTGCGCGGCATCGAGTTGTGCGCCGAGGTGGTGGACCTCTCCCTTGCAGAGGTGTCCGCAGTTGCGAGCTTCTACACCATGTTCAAGCGGCATCCCGTCGGCGAGCATCACATCGGTGTCTGCGTCAATCCACAGTGCGGCGTCCTCGGCGGCGAGGCCATCTGGGATGCGCTGACCGACAACTTGGGCATCGGCCACGACGAGACGACGCCGGACGGAAAGTTGACGATCGAGCGGATCGAGTGTCAGGCGGCATGCACCTACGCACCCTCCTGCACGGTGGACTGGGAATTCGTGGACGACATGTCCGTGGACAAGATGCGCGACCTGGTCGCCAGACTCCAGGCAGATGAGCCAGTTGATTCCAGTCGAGGTCCGCAGATTCGGTCCTTCCGTGCCACCGAGCGAACCCTGGCCGGCTTCGACGACGGACTGTCCAACGCCGACGCCAACTGCGCCGACGCTGTCATGCTGCGGGGGCTGACCGTTGCGAAGGAACGCGGAATGACCACCCCCACTCCCGACGGGAGCGTCAACTGATGACCCTGACTCCCAACCTGACCGCCCACTGGGATGAGCCTGGCTCGTACACGATCGCTGGCTACCGGCGCCACGGCGGATACCTCGCGTTGCCCAAGGCGTTCGAGATGGGTCCCGATGCGGTCATCAGCGAGATGAAGGACTCCGGGCTGCGCGGACGCGGTGGCGCCGGCTTTCCCACTGGCCTGAAGTGGAGTTTCGTGCCGCAAGGCGATGGCAAGGCCCACTACCTGGTGGTCAATGCCGACGAGTCCGAACCGGGCGCCTGCAAAGACGTCCCGTTGATGCTCGCGAGTTCGCAGCACCTCATTGAGGGCATGATCATCGCCTCCTACGCGATCCGTGCCAACCTTGCGTTCATCTACATTCGCGGCGAGGTCCCGCACGTCATCCGAAGGATGCATGGCGCCGTCCGGGAGGCTTACGAGCAAGGCTTCCTCGGCAAGAACATCTTGGGTTCCGGGTTCGACCTCGACATCGTGGTTCACAGTGGCGCGGGTGCCTACATCTGCGGTGAGGAAACGGCGCTGCTCGATTCCCTGGAGGGTCGACGTGGCCAGCCGCGCCTCAAGCCACCCTTCCCCGCCGTTGCTGGCCTGTATGCCTCGCCAACCGTGGTCAACAACGTCGAGACGATCGCTTCCGTGCCGGCGATCATCCGTAATGGCGCCGATTGGTACGCGTCATTCGGGACCGAGAAGTCCAAGGGCATCAAGGTCTTTGCGGTTTCCGGTCATGTCAACAAACCCGGCATCTTCGAGGCACCGCTCGGTGTCACCATGCGCGAGCTGATCGACTACGCCGGTGGGATCCGCGACGGTCACGAGCTGAAGTTCTGGGTTCCCGGTGGCTCATCGGTGCCGCTGTTGACCCCCGAACACCTGGACGCGCCACTGTCATACGAGGGCATGGAAGCCGTGGGCACGATGTTGGGCACCGCAACCCCGATGGTCTTCGATGAGACCGTCTCGGTCGTGCGGACAATCACCGGCTGGTTGGACTTCTACAAACACGAGTCCTGCGGCAAATGCACCCCCTGCCGCGAGGGCACCTGGTGGATCGACCAGTTGCTCCATCGGCTGGAGGAGGGAACCGGCAAGGTCGAAGACCTCGCCAAACTCGAGGAACTGTGCGCACAGATTCTCGGTAGGTCCTTCTGCGCACTCGGCGATGCTGCGGCAACCCCCTACCCCGGCGCGATGAAGTACTTCCGCGACGAGTTCGTGGCGGGCACCCACACAGCCGCAGAGGACCTCTTCAATCCGAACGCCTCGCTCGTCTTTGAGGGGGTGCGTACGTCGTGACCGTGAGCACCCCAGCGACGTCAACGCCAGCACCGGCAATCGAGACCGTCACGCTGACGATCGACGGCATCGAGATGACGGTTCCCAAGGGCACCCTGATCATTCGGGCGGCCGAGCAGATGGGTACCGAGATCCCGCGCTTCTGCGATCACCCGCTGCTCAGTCCGGTCGCCGCCTGCCGCTCCTGTCTGGTCGAGATCGAGGGCATGCCCAAACCGCAGCCCGCGTGCGCGATTCCGGTTGCCGACAAGATGATCGTCAAGACGCAGCTGACCAGCGAGGTCGCCGACATCGCACAGCGTGGAGTGATGGAGTTCTTGCTCATCAACCATCCGCTCGACTGCCCGGTCTGCGACAAGGGCGGCGAATGCCCACTGCAGAACCAATCGATGACCCATGGCAATGGTGAATCGCGCTTCGACGGCGTGAAGCGCACGTTCCCCAAGCCGATTGCCGTGTCCAGCCAGATCCTGCTCGACCGAGAGCGCTGCGTCTCCTGCGCGCGCTGCACGCGCTTTGCCGACGAGATCGCCGGCGACCCGTTCATCGAGCTGTTCGAGCGCGGTGCCCAGCAGCAGGTCGGCATCGCCGAGGACACCCCATTCGACTCCTACTTCTCCGGCAACACCGTTCAAATCTGCCCCGTTGGTGCACTGACCAGCACCGACTACCGATTCCGCGCTCGGCCGTTCGACTTGGTGTCCACGCCGACCACGTGTGAGCACTGCGCATCGGGTTGTTCATTGCGCACCGATGACCGCCGCGGCAAGGTGATGCGTCGCTTGGCTTGGGACGATGTTGAGGTCAACGAGGAGTGGAACTGCGATAAGGGTCGCTTCGCCTTCACCTACCTCAACACCGATCGGCTGACCAGCCCGATGATCCGCGAGGACGGCGACCTTCGGGTTGCGTCCTGGCCCGAGGCCATTGCGCTGGTCGCGGCAAAGCTGGACGAACATCGCGGGCGCACTGGCGTGCTACCCGGTGGACGCCTTACCCGCGAGGATGCCTACGCGTACGGCAAGTTCGCGCGGGTCGCGATGGGCAGCGACGACATCGACTTCCGTGCCCGCCCCACCTCAGACGAGGAACATCAACTGCTCGCGTCACTTGTTGCTGGCAGCGGCTTGGGAGTCACCTACGCGGACCTTGAGTCCGCGCCAATCGTGCTACTCGTCGGGCTGGAGCCGGAAGAGGAATCACCGATCATCTTCTTGCGCCTACGCAAGGGTGTTCAGGCAGGCACGACCAAGGTTGCCGCAGTCTCCTCGTGGGCGAGCCCGGGCCTGGTCAAAACCGGGGGCGTGGTCTTGGCCGCCGCACCCGGTGGCGAGGCGCAGTTGCTGACGGCGCTGAAGGATGGCGCAGGGTCACTGTCCGTCGAGGCATCCGAGGTTGCCGATGCACTTCGCGAGCCCGGCGCAATCGTGCTGGTCGGCGAACGACTGGGGCTCCAACACGGTGGCATCTCCGCTGCGGTCGCATTGGCTGGCGAGACCGGAGCAGCACTGGCGTGGGTACCGCGCCGAGCTGGGGAACGAGGTGCGCTCGACGCGGGAGCGCTGCACGGGTTGCTACCCGGTGGCCGACCGATTGCCGACGATTCCGCGCGGGCCGAGGTTGCCCAAGCGTGGGGCATCGACGCGTCGCAGCTGCCCACCGAGGCGGGCCTGAGCTTTGCCGAAATCATCGACGCGCTGCGGACGATTGACGATGAACCCACCGACGAGCAACGACCGCTCGGAGCCGATTCCGCTGCCTATGTCGATGACGAGGTCCAGACCATCGAGTCCGACGGCGAGGTTGAAGCGGTCACGCTGACGGCCGACCCAACCGAAGTCGCCGCGTTGGGCACAGGGGTCGATGCCGACGACGAGGAGCCCACGCCACGGATTTCGGCACTGGTCGTTGGCGGCGTGGAGATCAGCGATCTGCCGCGGCCGGACGAGTTCCGCCAAGCGCTGATGGAAGCCGACTTTGTGCTCAGCCTGGAGACCCGGCTGTCGGCGGTTGACGCCTACGCCGACGTCGTGCTCCCGGTTGCGGTGGACACCGAGCGCATCGGTTCCTATGTCGATTGGGAAGGCCGCATTCGGTTCTTCAACAAGGCAATGAAAGACACGCGACCACTGTCCGACGGACGTGTCCTAGCCATGATCGCTGAGGAAATGGACCGCCCGATCGGTTACGGCGACCCCGCTTCCCTGCGGCGAGAGCTTGAGTCACTTCGGCCATTTGAGGGTGTCCGTGCGCTGGTGCCGACGGTGTCGGCACCCGTCGAGCAGCGGCCAGCAGGCGGGACAGCTGTGCTCGCTAGCTGGCGGCACCTGCTTGACCTGGGCATTCTGCAAGCGGGCGAGTTGTACCTTGCGGGCACCCGGCGGCGCCCAGTTGCCCGGCTGTCAGCAGCGACCGCAGCCAGCGTCTCGGTGAACGATGGTGACTTGCTGTCGGTGAGCTCGACCGATGGTGTCATCACGCTGCCGTTGGTCATCACGGACATGCCCGACGGAGTCGTCTGGATACCTGGCAACTCACCCGGATCGACCGTCAACGAAAGCCTCGGCGTCCTAGCTGGCGCGATCGTTGGCATCAGCCGTGGAGGTACGCAATGAACGACCTCGTCGCACCCGCGCCCACGCCACTGGCGCAGACTGCCGGGAACTCCACCATGGGTTGGTTCGGCATCGACCCCGTGTGGTTGGTCATCGNNNNNNNNNNNNNNNNNNNNNNNNNNNNNNNNNNNNNNNNNNNNNNNNNNNNNNNNNNNNNNNNNNNNNNNNNNNNNNNNNNNNNNNNNNNNNNNNNNNNGGTGGCTTCCACACCGAATACAGCACGATGAAGTTCGCCCTGTTCTTCCTGGCTGAGTACATCAACATGGTGACCGTCTCGGCCGTGGCCACCACCTTGTTCCTTGGTGGCTGGCGCGCACCGTGGCCCATCTCGTTGTGGTCTGGCGCGAACGAGGGCTGGTTCCCGATGATCTGGTTCTTCATGAAGATTGGAATCTTCATCTTCGGCTTCATCTGGCTGCGAGGAACGCTGCCTCGGTTCCGCTACGACCAGTTCATGCGTTTCGGCTGGAAGGTGCTGATTCCGATCTCGGTCGTGTGGATCATGATCGTCGGCATCATGCGTGGCCTGCAGATCGAGTACGACACGTCCTACGCCTCGATCATGGCTATCACCGCCGGTGTGATTGTGGTCGCCTTCGGCCTACTCGCGTTGGGTCGCACGACCAAGCGCGGCAAGCAGATCGAGGCGGAGACGCACCCGATACCAAAGAAATTCGATCCCTTCGCTGGCGGGTTCCCCGTACCTCCACTGCCGGGACAGGAGTACCGTCCTGCCCGCCAGACAGTGATCGCCGAGGACTCGGACACTGCCACAACGGTCTCATCGGAGGAGGTGCGCGGTGGCTGATCTACCCCAGCCCATTAGGGGCTTCGGCACGACGTTCTTCACGATGTTCCGGAAAGTCAGCACCGAGCAGTACCCGATGGAAAAGGACAAGTTCCCGCCCAAGCCGCGCTTTCACGGCCGCCACCAACTCAACCGCCATCCAGACGGACTGGAGAAGTGCATAGGTTGCGAGTTGTGCGCCTGGGCCTGCCCCGCTGACGCGATCTACGTCGAAGGTGCCGATAACGAGGCCGGCGACCGTCACTCAC carries:
- a CDS encoding NADH-quinone oxidoreductase subunit D codes for the protein MTDTTYSEQEPTTSNPYQTTEGEKVYTVTGGDWDTVMAPPDGEKDRLIVNMGPQHPSTHGVLRMIVELDGEAVTQMRCAIGYLHTGIEKNMEFRTWTQGTTFVTRMDYVAGLHNELVYSLAVEKLLGITDDIPERANVIRVMMSELARVSSHLVAIATGGMELGALTGMTQGFRDREPILDLFEAITGLRMNNAYIRPGGVAVDLPAGIEKTIRETVAHTRKRSVDTVNLLIDNAIWLGRTQGVGYLDLAGCMALGITGPILRATGLPWDLRKSNPYCGFENYEFEVPTQTTCDVYGRFLIRMEEIQQSLNIVDQCLDRLQPGPVMVADKKIAWPSALTVGPDGQGNSLEHIKMIMGTSMEALIHHFKLVTEGYRVPPGQVYSAIESAKGELGMHLVSDGGTRPYRAHMRDPSFTNLQSVAAMTEGGMLSDVVASISSIDPVMGGVDR
- a CDS encoding NAD(P)H-dependent oxidoreductase subunit E, whose product is MALTENTRTELQTIADKYPQARSALLPMFHLVQSEEGYVSVRGIELCAEVVDLSLAEVSAVASFYTMFKRHPVGEHHIGVCVNPQCGVLGGEAIWDALTDNLGIGHDETTPDGKLTIERIECQAACTYAPSCTVDWEFVDDMSVDKMRDLVARLQADEPVDSSRGPQIRSFRATERTLAGFDDGLSNADANCADAVMLRGLTVAKERGMTTPTPDGSVN
- the nuoF gene encoding NADH-quinone oxidoreductase subunit NuoF, encoding MTLTPNLTAHWDEPGSYTIAGYRRHGGYLALPKAFEMGPDAVISEMKDSGLRGRGGAGFPTGLKWSFVPQGDGKAHYLVVNADESEPGACKDVPLMLASSQHLIEGMIIASYAIRANLAFIYIRGEVPHVIRRMHGAVREAYEQGFLGKNILGSGFDLDIVVHSGAGAYICGEETALLDSLEGRRGQPRLKPPFPAVAGLYASPTVVNNVETIASVPAIIRNGADWYASFGTEKSKGIKVFAVSGHVNKPGIFEAPLGVTMRELIDYAGGIRDGHELKFWVPGGSSVPLLTPEHLDAPLSYEGMEAVGTMLGTATPMVFDETVSVVRTITGWLDFYKHESCGKCTPCREGTWWIDQLLHRLEEGTGKVEDLAKLEELCAQILGRSFCALGDAAATPYPGAMKYFRDEFVAGTHTAAEDLFNPNASLVFEGVRTS
- a CDS encoding NADH-quinone oxidoreductase subunit G encodes the protein MTVSTPATSTPAPAIETVTLTIDGIEMTVPKGTLIIRAAEQMGTEIPRFCDHPLLSPVAACRSCLVEIEGMPKPQPACAIPVADKMIVKTQLTSEVADIAQRGVMEFLLINHPLDCPVCDKGGECPLQNQSMTHGNGESRFDGVKRTFPKPIAVSSQILLDRERCVSCARCTRFADEIAGDPFIELFERGAQQQVGIAEDTPFDSYFSGNTVQICPVGALTSTDYRFRARPFDLVSTPTTCEHCASGCSLRTDDRRGKVMRRLAWDDVEVNEEWNCDKGRFAFTYLNTDRLTSPMIREDGDLRVASWPEAIALVAAKLDEHRGRTGVLPGGRLTREDAYAYGKFARVAMGSDDIDFRARPTSDEEHQLLASLVAGSGLGVTYADLESAPIVLLVGLEPEEESPIIFLRLRKGVQAGTTKVAAVSSWASPGLVKTGGVVLAAAPGGEAQLLTALKDGAGSLSVEASEVADALREPGAIVLVGERLGLQHGGISAAVALAGETGAALAWVPRRAGERGALDAGALHGLLPGGRPIADDSARAEVAQAWGIDASQLPTEAGLSFAEIIDALRTIDDEPTDEQRPLGADSAAYVDDEVQTIESDGEVEAVTLTADPTEVAALGTGVDADDEEPTPRISALVVGGVEISDLPRPDEFRQALMEADFVLSLETRLSAVDAYADVVLPVAVDTERIGSYVDWEGRIRFFNKAMKDTRPLSDGRVLAMIAEEMDRPIGYGDPASLRRELESLRPFEGVRALVPTVSAPVEQRPAGGTAVLASWRHLLDLGILQAGELYLAGTRRRPVARLSAATAASVSVNDGDLLSVSSTDGVITLPLVITDMPDGVVWIPGNSPGSTVNESLGVLAGAIVGISRGGTQ
- a CDS encoding NADH-quinone oxidoreductase subunit H, with the translated sequence GGFHTEYSTMKFALFFLAEYINMVTVSAVATTLFLGGWRAPWPISLWSGANEGWFPMIWFFMKIGIFIFGFIWLRGTLPRFRYDQFMRFGWKVLIPISVVWIMIVGIMRGLQIEYDTSYASIMAITAGVIVVAFGLLALGRTTKRGKQIEAETHPIPKKFDPFAGGFPVPPLPGQEYRPARQTVIAEDSDTATTVSSEEVRGG